In the genome of Halapricum salinum, one region contains:
- a CDS encoding sulfite exporter TauE/SafE family protein — protein MATNESQVDPAQFVQNLRQFRYRELMMVAATLAVVAGSIVFYPGRENLTAGVQSTVTVELLVLFVGVAVVAGVVKGMIGFGYALITTPIFASVIDPTMAVVVLAIPPWMLNMFQIGETDTGLTFVREEWVLIALAAVGTIVGVVFLAEFDAGPIVPFLIGVIIFGYVVFQLVQNFVTVEKAHHPLGLSTAGFLEGFLLAAANLGPLLPAYFHTFERDTERYIGGLSMVLGVVFTIRLLQMALFTDLLTTYRIWLGSVIAVVTIVGLLIGTYLRRLEIDETKFNWFVVSLLFVISLNIFRNTIPALFL, from the coding sequence ATGGCTACAAACGAATCACAGGTCGATCCAGCACAGTTCGTCCAGAATCTGCGGCAGTTCCGCTACCGGGAGTTGATGATGGTCGCCGCGACGCTCGCGGTCGTCGCCGGGTCGATCGTCTTCTATCCGGGTCGGGAGAATCTCACTGCCGGAGTCCAGTCGACGGTGACGGTCGAACTGCTCGTGCTGTTCGTCGGCGTCGCGGTCGTCGCTGGCGTCGTCAAGGGCATGATCGGGTTCGGATACGCGCTCATCACGACGCCGATCTTCGCGTCGGTGATCGATCCGACGATGGCCGTCGTCGTGCTGGCGATCCCGCCGTGGATGCTCAACATGTTCCAGATCGGTGAGACCGACACCGGACTCACCTTCGTCCGCGAAGAGTGGGTGCTGATCGCACTTGCGGCAGTCGGGACGATCGTCGGCGTGGTCTTCCTGGCGGAGTTCGACGCCGGACCGATCGTCCCGTTCCTGATCGGGGTGATCATCTTCGGCTACGTCGTCTTCCAGCTCGTCCAGAACTTCGTTACCGTCGAGAAGGCCCACCATCCGCTGGGCCTGAGCACGGCCGGCTTTCTCGAGGGATTCCTGCTGGCGGCCGCGAACCTGGGGCCGCTACTACCGGCGTACTTCCACACGTTCGAGCGGGACACCGAACGGTACATCGGTGGTCTGTCGATGGTGCTCGGCGTCGTCTTCACGATCCGTCTCCTCCAGATGGCGCTCTTTACGGATCTGCTGACGACCTATCGAATCTGGCTGGGGTCGGTCATCGCCGTCGTCACGATCGTCGGGCTCCTGATCGGAACCTATCTCCGCCGGCTAGAGATCGACGAGACGAAGTTCAACTGGTTCGTCGTCTCACTGCTGTTCGTTATCTCGCTGAACATCTTCCGCAACACGATCCCTGCGCTGTTCCTCTAG
- a CDS encoding NAD(P)-dependent alcohol dehydrogenase translates to MEAARLHEYTDDMSEGLTIEVIDRPAVESSDDVIVEVEGAGWCQTDNHIIEGMWAEYVEQPLPMTLGHENAGTVVEMGPEVDLVEEGDPVICHPVQTCGTCRACRQGETMYCENQAFNGLTTDGGFAEYLHTNERAVIPLPSGVEPIDIAPHADAGITAYHAAKKAVDRLNPGDHAVVIGIGGLGHIGVQCLDAMSAAQITAVDLKDSALELAAEGGADHLVNPDDEDVRETVDSITDGDGATQVLDFVGADVTTEYAPDITAAGGDHHIIGYGGHIHESAQALVNGEFSYVGNIVGQYTELQELVALVEQGDVDLHTSRYELSEVNTVAERLEHREIDGRAVITP, encoded by the coding sequence GAGTTCCGACGACGTGATCGTCGAGGTCGAAGGCGCGGGCTGGTGTCAGACAGACAACCACATCATCGAGGGGATGTGGGCCGAGTACGTCGAGCAGCCGTTGCCGATGACACTGGGGCACGAGAACGCCGGGACGGTCGTCGAGATGGGGCCGGAGGTCGACCTCGTCGAGGAGGGCGACCCCGTGATCTGCCATCCAGTCCAGACCTGCGGGACGTGCCGGGCGTGTCGACAGGGCGAGACGATGTACTGCGAGAACCAGGCGTTCAACGGGCTGACGACCGACGGTGGGTTCGCGGAGTACCTCCACACCAACGAGCGCGCGGTCATCCCGCTCCCGAGCGGCGTCGAACCCATCGACATCGCCCCGCACGCCGACGCCGGGATCACGGCCTACCACGCCGCGAAGAAGGCCGTCGACCGGCTGAACCCCGGTGATCACGCCGTCGTCATCGGGATCGGCGGACTGGGGCATATCGGCGTCCAGTGTCTCGACGCGATGAGCGCCGCACAGATCACCGCCGTCGACCTCAAGGATTCGGCGCTGGAACTCGCCGCCGAGGGTGGTGCCGACCACCTCGTCAACCCCGACGACGAGGACGTCCGGGAGACGGTCGACAGCATCACCGACGGCGACGGGGCCACGCAGGTGCTTGACTTCGTGGGTGCGGACGTGACGACGGAGTACGCACCTGACATCACCGCCGCGGGTGGCGATCATCACATCATCGGCTACGGCGGTCACATCCACGAGTCAGCGCAGGCGCTGGTCAACGGCGAGTTCTCCTACGTCGGGAACATCGTCGGTCAGTATACCGAACTCCAGGAGCTCGTCGCGCTCGTCGAACAGGGTGACGTCGACCTTCACACGAGTCGCTACGAGCTGAGCGAAGTCAACACGGTCGCCGAACGACTCGAACATCGCGAGATCGACGGGCGCGCCGTCATCACACCGTGA